In a single window of the Anaerocolumna cellulosilytica genome:
- a CDS encoding WYL domain-containing protein — translation MGEFNELIRNFDKIRDYMRDFYIYGFKSRNDFNRKSARTYDNEKRRIESYMGEYMKWSYTKSGKNSFISMDCSKIPVNPLYSAWKSKAFTSNDIMLHFYLLDILNSHAKIAISQLTDEICEKSHQTFDIQTVRNKCSEYVSLGLLKSDKQGKSLYYSLSKESFDGLLAIAPGLAAAVSFYQGSTALGEIGNYIMDNHTIENTLFNFKHYYVAHTLEDNVLLDILSSIRNKQSIEFENYNEAGNLSSTSYGIPLRVFVSSATGRRYLCIYQPRIRRFFTYRLDHIKSVKAIGFCEDTDKYLKILDKNIDKVWGVGFGGRSRMEIVCMKLYINEQKEHYLLERIAREGHGGEVLRLSANVFLYTKEVFDTNDMSPWIKTFIGRIIQLEGSNQAVIGRFYNDINRMKEMYDIG, via the coding sequence ATGATAATGAAAAACGACGGATAGAAAGTTACATGGGCGAGTACATGAAGTGGAGCTACACAAAGTCCGGAAAAAATTCTTTCATATCCATGGACTGCTCTAAAATTCCGGTCAATCCCCTTTACTCTGCTTGGAAGTCAAAGGCTTTTACCAGCAATGACATTATGCTTCATTTTTATCTATTAGATATACTAAACAGTCATGCTAAAATAGCTATCAGCCAACTAACGGATGAAATCTGTGAGAAAAGCCATCAGACCTTCGACATACAGACCGTACGTAATAAATGCAGCGAGTATGTTTCTTTAGGACTGCTAAAATCAGATAAGCAGGGAAAGTCTTTATACTACAGTTTATCAAAGGAATCCTTTGATGGTTTACTGGCTATTGCACCTGGATTGGCTGCGGCAGTGAGTTTTTATCAGGGCAGCACGGCACTCGGAGAGATTGGAAATTATATCATGGATAATCACACAATTGAAAATACCTTATTCAACTTCAAACACTACTATGTTGCACACACCTTGGAGGATAATGTATTACTTGATATACTCTCATCTATTAGAAATAAGCAGTCCATTGAGTTTGAGAACTATAACGAAGCCGGGAACTTAAGTTCTACTTCTTATGGAATTCCTTTGAGGGTTTTTGTCAGCTCAGCAACGGGCAGACGATATTTGTGTATCTATCAACCGAGAATACGACGTTTTTTTACGTATCGTTTAGACCATATTAAATCTGTGAAAGCAATCGGATTTTGTGAAGATACCGATAAATACTTAAAAATTTTAGATAAAAATATAGACAAAGTATGGGGTGTAGGCTTTGGAGGTAGAAGCCGTATGGAAATTGTCTGTATGAAACTTTACATAAATGAGCAGAAGGAACACTACTTATTAGAACGAATCGCAAGAGAAGGTCACGGGGGCGAAGTGCTACGTCTGTCTGCTAACGTTTTCCTTTATACCAAGGAAGTCTTTGACACAAATGACATGTCTCCCTGGATAAAGACCTTCATTGGCAGGATAATTCAACTGGAAGGAAGCAATCAAGCAGTTATCGGACGGTTTTATAATGACATAAACAGAATGAAGGAAATGTATGACATTGGCTAG
- a CDS encoding WYL domain-containing protein, producing the protein MDLFSEVYGCYYTVIARLLEKAQEGISKGEIETLINSQAFCDSAFHLLPKLLSGEWNLLEKKTDGRYYALPKLTNFKRPMTTLEKAWLKALFLDKRILLFVTNTELEALNTALSDVEPLYYPENFHVFDSAADGDPYDNEEYIQNFRLVLKACIHRQGICIAYENSKQKQVSRTLFPYKITYSNRDDKFRLLGVLTAQNGEHKGITLNLARIRSVTLVDALPFRNIDFMKYFTQSLNSEPILLEISRERKALERCMLQFASWEKQTEYDEENDYYICKIFYDKQDETELLIRILSFGPVIKVLGPEGFLNQVKERIRNQYQLNLGDRVI; encoded by the coding sequence ATGGATTTATTTTCAGAAGTTTACGGCTGTTATTATACGGTGATAGCCAGATTATTAGAAAAAGCCCAAGAAGGAATTAGTAAAGGAGAAATAGAAACACTAATTAACTCACAAGCTTTTTGTGACAGTGCCTTTCACCTATTACCCAAGTTATTATCAGGCGAATGGAATTTGTTAGAGAAGAAAACAGATGGAAGATATTATGCCCTTCCTAAATTGACTAACTTCAAACGCCCAATGACAACACTGGAAAAAGCTTGGCTTAAGGCGCTTTTCTTAGACAAACGCATTCTGCTATTTGTAACTAACACTGAATTAGAAGCATTAAATACTGCCCTTTCAGACGTTGAACCCTTATATTACCCAGAGAACTTTCATGTGTTTGATTCTGCTGCCGACGGCGACCCTTATGATAACGAGGAGTATATTCAGAACTTCCGTTTAGTTTTAAAGGCTTGTATACATAGACAAGGAATATGTATTGCTTATGAAAATAGCAAACAAAAGCAAGTGTCCAGAACTCTATTTCCTTACAAAATAACCTACTCTAATCGGGATGATAAATTTCGCCTTCTAGGTGTATTAACAGCACAAAATGGTGAGCACAAAGGTATTACTCTAAATTTGGCCCGCATTCGTTCCGTCACACTTGTAGATGCTCTACCTTTTAGAAACATTGATTTTATGAAATATTTTACACAATCTCTTAATTCTGAACCTATACTTCTTGAAATATCCAGGGAGCGAAAGGCGCTGGAACGTTGTATGCTCCAATTTGCTTCCTGGGAAAAACAAACCGAATATGATGAGGAAAATGATTATTACATATGCAAAATCTTTTATGATAAGCAAGATGAGACAGAACTCTTAATCCGCATTTTAAGCTTCGGTCCGGTAATAAAAGTTCTTGGTCCGGAAGGCTTTTTAAATCAGGTTAAGGAACGGATAAGAAATCAATACCAATTAAACTTGGGAGATCGTGTTATATAG
- a CDS encoding carbohydrate-binding protein, which translates to MINKKFSYKNLPLMAALVVFISIFFISLPVSAAARGAWAANTAYAVNDTVTYSGSTYTCRQAHTSIVGWEPTNVPALWSKGGSGTAPTPTQPPATSGVTFYADKNYGGKAVTLGVGNYTLSQLNAKGIPNDWMSSLKVPSGWTVEVYANDNFGGTKWTYTSSSSWVGDIVNDKMSSVKIYTGSSNPSVKKPSEVPSNIWTYTMNVDNKFGKGGDFALLLCAVIKKESSFGAGLPGSPSAGDGLMQVEPNTRNAYLSQFSSRFGRSYNHSSEQDQVCMGALILDEKIVKFGSVYKGLLHYNGGDYWYPGATDSYGRPILANQYADAVYATYKGYGGKK; encoded by the coding sequence ATGATTAATAAAAAGTTTTCTTATAAAAATCTGCCCCTTATGGCAGCCTTAGTAGTATTTATATCCATATTTTTTATATCCTTACCGGTAAGCGCAGCCGCTAGAGGAGCATGGGCTGCAAATACTGCATATGCAGTAAATGATACGGTGACATATAGTGGAAGTACCTATACCTGTCGTCAGGCACATACTTCCATCGTAGGCTGGGAACCTACAAATGTTCCGGCTTTATGGTCGAAAGGAGGCAGTGGAACTGCACCGACGCCAACACAACCACCGGCAACAAGCGGGGTTACATTCTATGCAGATAAAAATTATGGTGGAAAAGCAGTAACACTAGGAGTAGGTAATTACACACTATCACAGCTGAATGCAAAAGGAATTCCCAATGACTGGATGTCCTCATTAAAGGTTCCAAGCGGCTGGACGGTTGAAGTATATGCAAATGATAATTTTGGAGGAACAAAATGGACCTATACTTCAAGTTCTTCCTGGGTTGGTGACATTGTTAATGACAAGATGTCATCGGTTAAGATTTATACAGGTTCATCAAATCCTTCAGTAAAAAAGCCTTCTGAAGTGCCAAGTAACATATGGACATATACAATGAATGTGGATAATAAATTTGGTAAAGGCGGAGATTTTGCTTTATTACTGTGTGCTGTTATCAAAAAGGAAAGCAGTTTTGGAGCAGGGTTACCCGGTAGCCCATCAGCTGGTGACGGATTGATGCAGGTAGAACCAAACACACGAAATGCTTATCTATCTCAATTCAGCTCAAGATTTGGCCGTTCTTATAATCACAGTAGCGAACAAGACCAGGTATGCATGGGTGCACTGATTTTAGACGAAAAGATTGTAAAATTCGGCAGCGTATATAAAGGTTTATTGCACTATAATGGAGGAGATTATTGGTACCCGGGAGCTACTGATTCTTATGGACGTCCTATCCTGGCGAATCAATATGCGGATGCAGTTTACGCTACTTATAAGGGATATGGCGGTAAAAAATAA